Genomic segment of Panicum virgatum strain AP13 chromosome 2K, P.virgatum_v5, whole genome shotgun sequence:
GAACCCAGAGCGAATAGCTTATTGTTGCCGACAGGGAGATAGATTGGAGAAGCATGATAGGTCAGCTCAGGTCCATAGTCGAAGCTCAGTTCCTCAACGTCGATCGTTGGGATGCCCGGTATGCCCGGGATATCATAAGCTATGGCGGGATTCATCAGCATGTTCTTGGTGCCAAAGGCTGCCGCGATGTACTGAGGAAACCCACGCGGCGCCCGGATGCGCATGAAAGCTTCAGGCAAGGGCTCAGTGCCTTCACCTGAGCCGGAGAAGCGCTTGCCTGATCTGCGCGAGCGCGACCAGCTCACCTTGCGGATGCTGTATCCAGAGTGCCAGTCATCAAGCACAATGTAAAGGTGCTGCTCCCGATCCTTTGCCGTACGCGGCTTTGGCATCCTCGTTCCTTTCCTGGATTCAAAGAAGAATCCGATTATTATCAAATAGAAATCAATCAGGCCCAATCGTCCTACTGCAACTCAACCAGACAAATCAAAGTATCCAATTCTTAATCGAGGGCAACataggagaaggagaagagggaATCGCAGGAACGCACCCAGTACAGTCGAagatggtgcggcggcggcggctgaggcggaggggaaaagggaaggagaaggaggcgaATGGATGGATTGGTTGATTGGTTCATTCAATCATGCGTAAAGCTTGGCGCAAACTCCGCAAGAAGACGGTTGCTGTTACTTGTTACCAACACCTCACGGGCACAGCAGCACAGCAGAGtgcggttttttttatttttatattttttatttttgttttttataaaaatatattttcgtttttgAAATTTACAGacatataccccggccgccccgctgccgggtggccgggacctggtcgccccgctgcggggcggcaggggcttttgtgcaaatacTTTTGCGAAAATATTTGCGCGCAGGTCCCTGGGGTGGGGGctggccctggccgcccggctgcagggCGACCGGTTCTCCCACctttatataagggttggctggtcccctcacccctcatttgcatcactaaaattccagaaaccaagaaaaaagagggagggacggagagaggcgaagccctgccggattttcgagccggcgactgcaggtaaccaaaattcttctacgctttacaaatagattatgttgtaattatttttgcagTTACTTGTAATGATTATCGTTGATACAGTatatttagtgttagattaagtattagaaagtactagaaaattgttagaaaagtattagaaagtcttaaaaattaggagataatattaaaaaaattaaaaaattgttagaaaattgtagaaagtattttgttgaaacagtagtttagcaatcagtttaattattattaggagtgattagtggtacatttaggtgtagttactgataatgattagcgttgatatagtatattagcaatctgattgcaaatttgtgattgccagggcttaacaccatggcatcctcaggatccacctacattccatggagtaaggtgacgaaaacagtcccccaaggagtcctagtgcctatgtgtttttgcgAATCCTTGTGCAAAataatgaaatcaagggttttgtgggacgactttggcaagaggttcttcatgtgcgagaattacgagtacgacccgcccaagcattactgcaaggaccgagcaaaggtactacaaaacactatcagagtttgtcactttcagatctagtaatgacttctaacatgatttagggaaagactccaccgcctctatgtgatttcgtgcagtggttagacaccgagcaatctcagcaggataaggaccacgtggagcgtcaaacaaggtgggctgcacaaaggtggcaacgaatgctgcatgaagaacagatggaggagaagcgcaagaaaaactacgaagagattcagaagaggattgcagaagtggaacgtcagaagaCAGAGGAACGTGAAACTgatagggagagaaagcgagagagggcccgccgtgctaaggaagcaggaTCTGAAGCtattagaaaggaaaaatatccctggtgcactcagtaaagtaccaccatgtaatcccggcattttacatttcctaaggcatgttaagtttactcacaacacgaggttatcgtgttgcacatgccatgctTTTTATTGTTCTAGTACCTAGTAGTATGAACGTcttaggcctctgctttgtaatcgtagcattgtttacaaaactgtattgcaaaccgaaaatttatgattcgtaactacccttctattttcagtacactacattcagtgagcaatctaattgaaCAAACCTACACATTTAGAATTGCAACTaagaaatcttactacacaaataccttcgtaatattacatgctacaatctggtgcaaatacatatccatacataacgaaatgtaattatcacatacaggtcggaatacatatccatacacctggttcaaatacatatgcacacataacaaaatctagacgcgacgggctccaaaatccggaggcaatccatcggtcggatttccagaaggtccaacctcaacaccagcattatcttcttgcattttagggcacttcttgtaagtgtgatcatctgctccacacaggttgtatcgttttttcttctttcctgcttcagactcatccattccgttacggatacgaagtgtctgccgtcgacctacccctctcctagcatctaGATTGGAaatgtacattggagagatatttggtgtagtgaatgatcccagactgcctattccatatatctcatggccccaagtgtgcacagcggtttcttttctgtaatattctgaaaaaaaaacccaggatccaacccagattctgaacatgccgcaatgacatgggagcatggtaagtgaagaagttttggcttcttgcatctgcaaaaaaccttgccttccggcgttatcaagcaatcctgaacgaccctttgtctgcggacaccctgtcctgttctatccttgcatgaaacctcaaacctttgatcctttgtgcccatggagaccactctgtgatattgaTCCTTTTCAATCCtttctttcatgtagttagtgaccctattacaaaaaatcactcctggatcattaagtaagacagTAGCTGActggtaccgctctctgaagtaccttgtgcatccgtacatgatgaactcaactatgccaacaagaggaaatccacgaacatgacgcattaccatattgtaacactctgcgtggttggttgtctcgatcccatatcgacgaccaccagtgtcgtatagaattgaccacttctccttaggtgcatccttaatcTACTGTGTGAAAAGTCCGCCGCCAGAACGTTtccggctggaggttgaggcatgttcctttagcagctcggcgcacatgttatctagcacctgccacaatACATCAAACTTCCGCtactgattctgagtgcacaacgtcttgaacaaattcataagttccttattcttgaagcacTCATAAattttgcacccatatgccttatgcaccacctactcacaacatctggccatagaggaggttttcctcgacttccttcatgtagttgccttattgctgctagaagacatgcatgtctgtcactgatgaggcaaacatcaggcattctagcaacaacgtgaatcttcacacgttcaaagaaccagtaccagctctctgtgtcctcattctcaacaaaagcaaaaaCGATGAGAACgacctgcttgttgcaatcaactccaatcgttgtcagtattgtccccttatatcttcctgtcaagaatgtgccgtcaatacatagaacataatacaatacataaatgccctcacacatgcaccaaagcagaagaaagcacgaagcagaaacccaggtcccctatataaactcggtacaatgtaggtatcagtcgcgcttccaggatttctctgcacaatttTTGACAGCATGTGAgacaggttatcatatgatgcctcatatgtgccgaatcttcattcaaaagctgatagatctactccatatgcatcatgagaaatacagtagtcaccataatgaacttaaaaacgaagcttgctcgacatatctggacacacaatcatgatattaaattgattgctaatctactgtttcaacaaaaataattacaatatttgtaaagcgtagaagaattttggttacctgcagtcgccggctcgaaaatccggcagggcttcgcctctctccctccctctctcttttttcttggtttctggaattttagtgatgcaaatgaggggtggggggaccagtcaacccttatataagggtgggagagccggtcgccctgcagccgggcggccagggccggccgccccgctgccgggcggcctggggggcctgccgccccgttgccgggcgaccggcccccagggacctGCGCGCAAATATTTTCGTAAAAGCTAGGCGGCCGGAGTATATTCCTataaatttcgaaaacgaaaatatatttttgtaaaaaacgaaaataaaaaatataaaaataaaaaaaccaccAGCAGAGTCACCTGGGCGTTTCAAGCCCGTACTTTCCTTGCTATTTCAGGCCCAGCCCAATACGAAAACCCCCTCATCCTCCTCCCCAGCCAAGCCAGTCCCCATCCCATCCACGTCCTCCTTTTCTCCATTTCGAATTCCCCAATTCCCCTCGACTTTGCTCCACCGCGAGGGGGCAAGCCGAGCTCACGCGATGGAGGCGGAGCCGCCGCAGCGGTGGGCGGCGACGTACACGAAGCACGTGAAGCAGAAGCGCAAGGCCTACCACgacggcgccctcctcctctacCCGGCCTCGGgccgcctcgtcctcctcgacgacgccggcgacaCCCTCGAGTCCAGGTTCCTCCGCTCCAGCGAGGAGCTCTCCCCGGGGGCCGCGCTCTCCTTCCAGGCGCACCTCGTCGACGTCGGCGAGCCCGAGGACGGCCCCGCCAGGTACGCCTCCtcttccgcctccgcctccgctgccggtTCCCGCGCCTcgcgccgcggcggtggcgccaggGCGCGTCCGCCGAGCTCCGGGAGGGTGTTCCCGCCTCGTGCGTCCCGCGCGTTCGCGAACCCGTCGAAGAGCCGCGGGTGCGAGCGCTGGGGCGACggcgatgccgcgggctcggaGGTGGTGGACTCCAAGTTCCAAGGTTTGCTCGCCACCTGTTCGACTTGTGTCCAGCGGCCTGTGGATGTTCGTGTGGTGAACAAATTGTACGCGCTTTATAACTTGTAGAGTGGACCGCGCTGTACACCGCCCAGCTGACTCAGAAGTCAAAGAAGTACCACAATGGCTTCGTGAAGCTTGTGCAGGCCAGCCCACATTTGCAGCAGGTAAGATGAATTACACGTTTGATGGTTGTTTCCAAGATTAGAAATGTTGCAGTCATTATGTTGCCAATGAGTAACTATAGATTGCTTAAGTGAAGTGTTGACTTGTTGCAACTGAATATTCAGATTGTTTTGCTCTCTGAGGATGGCCAAGTGCTAGGCAGCAGGCACCTCAAGTCTGGGGAATCCATTGAAAGTGGGAAGAAATGCCATTTTCCTAATTATCTGATTGAGATTTGTGAGGCCGAAAATCAGAAACAAGGTCAGTTTGTACATACCATAGTGTGTCATGATGACTTTGTCAAGCTCAGTTTGAGGTCTTTAGCCTAATTTTTTGTACTCCGGAATAATTTATAGAAATTAGAAAGTACATTTCAATGCTATCTCACTGAGCTGGTGCTACTGCTGTGTTGATTGATATGGGGGTGGCGAACATACTTCAGAGGAATCTATGGTGCACTCAGGACAAAAGAATGGAGGAAATACATGTAACAAGATGGGACTGGGTGCATCCAGTACATCTAAAAAATTTGTCAGCCCACAGAAGTTTCATGGTACTAGCTTTAGAGTTATAGAATACTTAGCTATATTCCGCATCTTCCTTCAAAATGCCATGAGACTCTTGTTTGTTTCCATAATTTGTAGGTCTTGATGACACTGCATCAAAAGTCACCGCTAGCTATGGTAAGCCAGAGTCTGACAAGGTTGAAACAGTGGCTGCTGGTTGCACAGGGAGCCTTATGAAAGCAGACTCAGGTTTCAAAGGTTTGTGTGCAATGTTCCATCAGATATTTGTATTTTGTACATACAATGATTTTTAAGCTCAGATACTTATGTAGTTTTATATAAATTGTGCACTCTTTATAGAATGGAATGCCCTATACACTACTCAACTTACTCAAAAAGCAAAGAAGTACCATGATGGCATCTTGAGGCTCGTGCAAATTGGTTCACATGCAAGGCAGGTTAGGAACTGGTTCCATTACTTTATTTGCATCCTTATAATAACACTGATAGAACAAATTCTCACCAAAATTGATATAATATTAATGAAGTTGCTAATGCTATATTGGTGTCCAACAGTTGTATCAGAGTACGCTGTTGCCTGTTAGATATATTTGATGAAACGTTTGCATACTGTGGACCTGTGGTAGTGAAAAATCTTACTGCTGCTATGCATGTTTAGATTGTTTTGTTGGATGAATATGGTGAAGTGCTTGGCAACAGATATCTCAAATCTGTTGAATCTGTAGAAAGTGGGACGAAATGCCAGCTGCCTAACTATCTTATTGAAGTTTATGAGCCCAGAAATCAGCCAAATGGTTAGTTATATTTCCAGCAAAGCATTGTCATTTCATATCCAATATGTATCATAAAAGACTTTGCACTACGAAATATACGTACTGTTTACTGGTACATTATTTGGTGCCATTTGTAGAGACTAAGCTGTCCTCGAAGGATGCTTTGAATCAGACAGGACCGAGGGATCAAAAGAATACAGGTGACAAAATGAGTGAAAAAAGTAGATCTCCAAAGTTTGTTAGCCCATTTAAGTCCCAAGTTATATTCTTGCAAACTTATACAAAAATAATTGTATTTTCCTGCTTACCACTTGCTATTTACAGTGATCCATTTGTCTCCACAATCTGCAGATGCCCAGAAGAGTAACTGGGAAAACAATGCAAGCTCTAGTAGGCCACAGGTTGCCAAAACAACCTGCAGTAACATGGATGCACCACAAAATTTCAATGGTAGCTAAGCTTAATGTTATAACCAGTTAGTTCTATTTCCTGCTTCTCATATAGCTTGACATAGTACAACTTGGTATTGTGGATAATCCACTAGTTTAATGGTACTGGGTGATTATTTTGACATACGATTTGTAACTTTTATCCTCAAATGAGATTTTGCAGATATCCTTAGGGGTTCAGCTACCAGCTTTTTGCCTGACTTAGGGGAATCAATTTCTAGCAGAAATGGTGATCCACTACAATTTCATGGTAGTGGAATTTAATAGGACAAGCTTACATTCATTTAGTTCTACTTCCTGGTTATGCTATATTCTAAAATTTCTAATGCAGTGTACCCATGTGTCTCCCCCATATGCAGATGTTCAGGATGGTAAATCAGGATGCTACAATAGTGGTATCAGGAGAGAGGTTGGCAAATCAACTTTTGGCAACATGGATGATTCTTTGCGAACTGGTTTGTACACCTTTAATTATTTCTGGCTTGAATATCTGTTGCATGGTTCCTCCCGTGTAAGAAAATTGGGAAGAACAATAGATAAATAGCTGACATATTTGTCCATGTGACACTGagtttttgttattttttccTTTAGAATTTTGTCTGCaggaaacttttttttttgggtctgTCCTGCAGACAATTTATTTTAACAGTACCATGCAGACCAAGTCACTTTTGATAAGTGTCGTGTAGATTGATTTCCCATCGTACCCCTATGATTGATGCTAGAGTGCAAGAGTTGTCAAGTAGGCTGGCAGAGGTGTTACTAATAAGAACCTTCAACATGACCTGCCAATAAGCTTTTGTTACACAAACTGTTTGTAACGGGTCCGCTTAGTAAATTAGTTGGCTGTCTCCAACTCTCCATGTATCTACAGTTTAGAGAACACAAGACATGTTTTCTGTTAAAGAATTGTAATTCCAAGGTTAGTTTTGAACTATTGAAATTGTTAGTAAGTCTAATATTTATTAGGTGTGCTAACTGCTAAGATTGCTTCAATAGCTCCACATTATGAACTGTAGAGTTCAAATTACAGCCTGTTCGGCTGCCCTAATCAGCCAGGGCTGATTCACTGTAGTGGCTGGGCTACAGTAATTCGTCTCGTATGCTACAGTGCCGCGCCCTCACAGGCTCcagccagccaaccagccaCGGCTGGTATTCAGCTCAGCCGAACAAGGCGATTAGTTTTCTATGGAGGATGTTTCAATTAGCAGTTTGGGTTTCAAGATTTTTTACTTCCTTATGGACAAATATGGTTCTATGGTATCTTTGTATTATCTATTGTATTATCTGATATTATGGAAAAAATGGCTGTTCTGTATTACTGAGAATCCCTGATTTAGTTACAAGTAATTAAAGTTCAATCCACTGGGTAGGTAAAAAGTTAATTTATTCCGTGGGTGCATTAGTAAATAGTTAATCTACTGATGTTTTGCAAAGCAAAGATTTTCATTAAAATTGGAGACCTTGCTGTTATGCCTTCATGATGCTCAATTAGCTTTACAGGAATGATAATTAAGATCAAAACTGAACACGTCATATAAACATGTATAGTAGTCTAGTAGAACAATCTATTGTATTTAAATGTTAATAATTGGCTGGCTATTTCTTTGGTATGCTGCTGTACTAATCATGTATGAGTTACAATACCCATTTTCCCCTAGAAGTTGTCTGTTGCTATGTATAACTACTCTTGCCTGTTTAGACTCGTGTATTttatactaaccacatgccatcTTTATCTGTAGCATCCCAAATACTGTCCATCATGAAGCCCCCATCAGAAGCAAGAATTTCCCAAAGCTCTCAATCTGGACAGGCACATTATTCTTTAGCATCTTCTGAGGCAAGGATTGCTTTGGATGCAAGTTGTAGAAGGAACTCAGTGATCAATGATTCAAACAGAAATTTTGATGGTAGTTGGACCTCTGGAATGTCTCACTTTGCTACCCAGCTTCGTGCATCAGTAAAATCGTGCTTGAACTTACAAACTATTCCGCGAATGAACTCAGTAAGGGATCATCAGTGGGGAAAATCATCAAGGAACAGTCATCCACCTCACGATCATCAGACCTTcatgtaagattttttttttttggtttaataTCTTGGAATGCTGTCTTTTTGGACTTTAAGCTCCAACATGACACATAAAATAACTGATGGATCTTTACTTTAATGATGCTTCTTAGGAGACCAGCAGCTTTTGAGGGTCAGGATTTGGCCATGTTCGATATCCCAGCATCTGATATGTCCAATGCAGATAAAGAGAAACTAGACTCAAGTAGTCAGCACACTGAAAGTTCTAGTGGCACAGAAAGCTGTTGTAGTAAGTTTCTGTACTACTTTGCATCCAACGTGTACAATTGCAGTTTGCAAAGTTCTCATGTCACTGAAGAAATGATAATTGTTGCTTATGTTGATCATATTTGACAGATATTGGTACTGACCCAGGCTTACAAGAAGACAAGGGTCGATCAGCAAACCAggtatgcattttttttctttcggaGCAAAGAAATATAACCTTTGGAAGTAGTAGCTTCATGAGCAACAACTTCTTAGGCTTTGTAGGGGCTGCCAAACAGATGTGATTTATTTGTCGTGAGATCAATGTACGCAGTATTGGTGTGTAGTATCATGCTGTGCCGCTAGATATAGGCCAAGTTTAACATTTCAGTCTTTCAATGCAACATTTTCACAATTTGCTTTATACTAGGTTTGGTTTGTGAAAGTATTTTCCAAGACAAATCTTATGATATTGTTTTAATTTTGCCGATGTACATAGTTTCACAGATACCAAAGtctaaaatttcaaaatttgacCTCACGGACTGAGTGATTGACACGAGGACGTTCATTTAGTGATTGCAGGAATTCATACTGGGTACTATGGCAGTCATTTGATTTGTGTATCTGTGCATTTGCAGCTAAGCACACAGAACAGTATAGCGGATGCGAAATGTGACGGCCCTGCCCCTACATCTTCATACACCCTGACATGTAAAGATCCCAAGATTCAGGAACTAGTAGATGACTGCCCTTCGTTCGACCTTGGCTTCTAAGCATAAGGTATTGCCTTTTATCTTTATACTCGATGGTGATAGCAGGAAACGAAAGGAACTGAGAAATAGCAGCTCACTCCGTAGACTTGGGGTTTACAGGATATACAAGAGAGATGGGCTATATAGGCCTAATAGTTCAATactttttttcgcgaccgtgccagagcacgtatttcattaagaggaagaagaaaatgtaACCAATACATCTCGAGTTTAAGAACAGGGGTCTTAAACTCACGAGTTCTAAAAGATTTATTACATTGCCAAAACTAGGCGACCAGTAACCCGCCCGCACGTTGCTGCGAACGCACTAATGTGCCTAAAACGTGCAAGCACCCAAGAAGTGGCTTCGTCTTCAAGACAAGACACGAGCTCGCCCACTGTTTTTGCACGACTGTCAAATGTCCTTCTATTGCGCTCATTCCAGATCATCCATGAGGTGAGGATGACCAAAGAATCAAAGCATTTGCGATCCTCCTTGGCCAAACTCTTACGAGATGCGGTCCACCAATCTGCGAGATCAAGGCAGCGACCATCTGGT
This window contains:
- the LOC120677621 gene encoding uncharacterized protein LOC120677621 isoform X2; its protein translation is MEAEPPQRWAATYTKHVKQKRKAYHDGALLLYPASGRLVLLDDAGDTLESRFLRSSEELSPGAALSFQAHLVDVGEPEDGPARYASSSASASAAGSRASRRGGGARARPPSSGRVFPPRASRAFANPSKSRGCERWGDGDAAGSEVVDSKFQEWTALYTAQLTQKSKKYHNGFVKLVQASPHLQQIVLLSEDGQVLGSRHLKSGESIESGKKCHFPNYLIEICEAENQKQEESMVHSGQKNGGNTCNKMGLGASSTSKKFVSPQKFHGLDDTASKVTASYGKPESDKVETVAAGCTGSLMKADSGFKEWNALYTTQLTQKAKKYHDGILRLVQIGSHARQIVLLDEYGEVLGNRYLKSVESVESGTKCQLPNYLIEVYEPRNQPNETKLSSKDALNQTGPRDQKNTGDKMSEKNAQKSNWENNASSSRPQVAKTTCSNMDAPQNFNDILRGSATSFLPDLGESISSRNGDPLQFHDVQDGKSGCYNSGIRREVGKSTFGNMDDSLRTASQILSIMKPPSEARISQSSQSGQAHYSLASSEARIALDASCRRNSVINDSNRNFDGSWTSGMSHFATQLRASVKSCLNLQTIPRMNSVRDHQWGKSSRNSHPPHDHQTFMRPAAFEGQDLAMFDIPASDMSNADKEKLDSSSQHTESSSGTESCCNIGTDPGLQEDKGRSANQLSTQNSIADAKCDGPAPTSSYTLTCKDPKIQELVDDCPSFDLGF
- the LOC120677621 gene encoding uncharacterized protein LOC120677621 isoform X3, which codes for MEAEPPQRWAATYTKHVKQKRKAYHDGALLLYPASGRLVLLDDAGDTLESRFLRSSEELSPGAALSFQAHLVDVGEPEDGPARYASSSASASAAGSRASRRGGGARARPPSSGRVFPPRASRAFANPSKSRGCERWGDGDAAGSEVVDSKFQEWTALYTAQLTQKSKKYHNGFVKLVQASPHLQQIVLLSEDGQVLGSRHLKSGESIESGKKCHFPNYLIEICEAENQKQEESMVHSGQKNGGNTCNKMGLGASSTSKKFVSPQKFHGLDDTASKVTASYGKPESDKVETVAAGCTGSLMKADSGFKEWNALYTTQLTQKAKKYHDGILRLVQIGSHARQIVLLDEYGEVLGNRYLKSVESVESGTKCQLPNYLIEVYEPRNQPNETKLSSKDALNQTGPRDQKNTDAQKSNWENNASSSRPQVAKTTCSNMDAPQNFNDILRGSATSFLPDLGESISSRNGDPLQFHDVQDGKSGCYNSGIRREVGKSTFGNMDDSLRTASQILSIMKPPSEARISQSSQSGQAHYSLASSEARIALDASCRRNSVINDSNRNFDGSWTSGMSHFATQLRASVKSCLNLQTIPRMNSVRDHQWGKSSRNSHPPHDHQTFMRPAAFEGQDLAMFDIPASDMSNADKEKLDSSSQHTESSSGTESCCNIGTDPGLQEDKGRSANQLSTQNSIADAKCDGPAPTSSYTLTCKDPKIQELVDDCPSFDLGF
- the LOC120677621 gene encoding uncharacterized protein LOC120677621 isoform X1; amino-acid sequence: MEAEPPQRWAATYTKHVKQKRKAYHDGALLLYPASGRLVLLDDAGDTLESRFLRSSEELSPGAALSFQAHLVDVGEPEDGPARYASSSASASAAGSRASRRGGGARARPPSSGRVFPPRASRAFANPSKSRGCERWGDGDAAGSEVVDSKFQEWTALYTAQLTQKSKKYHNGFVKLVQASPHLQQIVLLSEDGQVLGSRHLKSGESIESGKKCHFPNYLIEICEAENQKQEESMVHSGQKNGGNTCNKMGLGASSTSKKFVSPQKFHGLDDTASKVTASYGKPESDKVETVAAGCTGSLMKADSGFKEWNALYTTQLTQKAKKYHDGILRLVQIGSHARQIVLLDEYGEVLGNRYLKSVESVESGTKCQLPNYLIEVYEPRNQPNETKLSSKDALNQTGPRDQKNTGDKMSEKSRSPKFVSPFKSQMPRRVTGKTMQALVGHRLPKQPAVTWMHHKISMVAKLNVITNILRGSATSFLPDLGESISSRNGDPLQFHDVQDGKSGCYNSGIRREVGKSTFGNMDDSLRTASQILSIMKPPSEARISQSSQSGQAHYSLASSEARIALDASCRRNSVINDSNRNFDGSWTSGMSHFATQLRASVKSCLNLQTIPRMNSVRDHQWGKSSRNSHPPHDHQTFMRPAAFEGQDLAMFDIPASDMSNADKEKLDSSSQHTESSSGTESCCNIGTDPGLQEDKGRSANQLSTQNSIADAKCDGPAPTSSYTLTCKDPKIQELVDDCPSFDLGF
- the LOC120677621 gene encoding uncharacterized protein LOC120677621 isoform X4, which codes for MEAEPPQRWAATYTKHVKQKRKAYHDGALLLYPASGRLVLLDDAGDTLESRFLRSSEELSPGAALSFQAHLVDVGEPEDGPARYASSSASASAAGSRASRRGGGARARPPSSGRVFPPRASRAFANPSKSRGCERWGDGDAAGSEVVDSKFQEWTALYTAQLTQKSKKYHNGFVKLVQASPHLQQIVLLSEDGQVLGSRHLKSGESIESGKKCHFPNYLIEICEAENQKQEESMVHSGQKNGGNTCNKMGLGASSTSKKFVSPQKFHGLDDTASKVTASYGKPESDKVETVAAGCTGSLMKADSGFKEWNALYTTQLTQKAKKYHDGILRLVQIGSHARQMPRRVTGKTMQALVGHRLPKQPAVTWMHHKISMVAKLNVITNILRGSATSFLPDLGESISSRNGDPLQFHDVQDGKSGCYNSGIRREVGKSTFGNMDDSLRTASQILSIMKPPSEARISQSSQSGQAHYSLASSEARIALDASCRRNSVINDSNRNFDGSWTSGMSHFATQLRASVKSCLNLQTIPRMNSVRDHQWGKSSRNSHPPHDHQTFMRPAAFEGQDLAMFDIPASDMSNADKEKLDSSSQHTESSSGTESCCNIGTDPGLQEDKGRSANQLSTQNSIADAKCDGPAPTSSYTLTCKDPKIQELVDDCPSFDLGF